One genomic window of Arthrobacter sp. KBS0703 includes the following:
- the purE gene encoding 5-(carboxyamino)imidazole ribonucleotide mutase — protein sequence MSPETPAPLVGLVMGSDSDWPVMEAAADALAEFGIPFEADVVSAHRMPTEMIRYGQTAHERGLRVIIAGAGGAAHLPGMLASVTPLPVIGVPVPLKTLDGMDSLLSIVQMPAGVPVATVSIAGARNAGLLAVRMLAAGTDDLAVRLRAELMDFAQELNDVASRKGANLRQKVNEVFSDNNVGLRGSR from the coding sequence ATGAGCCCCGAAACACCCGCCCCACTGGTCGGCCTCGTCATGGGGTCGGATTCGGACTGGCCCGTGATGGAGGCCGCCGCTGATGCCCTGGCAGAGTTCGGCATCCCCTTCGAGGCCGACGTTGTCTCCGCGCACCGCATGCCCACCGAAATGATCCGGTACGGACAGACGGCCCACGAGCGCGGTCTCCGCGTGATCATCGCCGGGGCCGGCGGCGCAGCCCACCTGCCGGGCATGCTGGCCTCCGTCACTCCGTTGCCCGTCATCGGCGTGCCGGTCCCGCTCAAGACCCTCGACGGCATGGACTCGCTGCTCTCCATCGTGCAGATGCCCGCCGGAGTCCCCGTGGCGACAGTCTCCATTGCCGGCGCCCGGAACGCCGGCCTGCTTGCCGTGCGGATGCTGGCAGCCGGAACGGACGACCTCGCCGTGCGCCTGCGCGCCGAGCTCATGGACTTTGCGCAAGAGCTGAACGACGTGGCCAGCCGGAAGGGCGCCAACCTCCGGCAGAAAGTCAATGAAGTCTTCTCCGACAACAACGTCGGTCTCCGGGGCAGCCGTTAG
- a CDS encoding 5-(carboxyamino)imidazole ribonucleotide synthase, with translation MMAPAATALGFELRVLAEGEDVSAVSAVANAPVGDYKDLAALLEFSKGLDVLTFDHEHVPGEHLHALIEAGVNVQPGPDALINAQDKLVMRAAIDRLELPNPVWASVDDVAGLIAFGDRTGWPVVLKMPRGGYDGKGVRIVSSAEDAAETADWFEAMSPLLAEAKVEFSRELSALVARTPDGASRAWPVVHTIQVDGVCDEVIAPAQDIPLEVAASAEEAALRIANELGVTGVMAVELFETPGTGAGFLINELAMRPHNTGHWTQDGSVTSQFEQHLRAVLNLPLGATDVLGQVVVMKNFLGGDNQDLFSAYPAALAAEPAAKVHCYGKSVRPGRKIGHVNLVGASVADVGSLRQRATAVASIIRDGRLPADAGPATTEENA, from the coding sequence ATGATGGCCCCAGCCGCCACCGCATTGGGCTTTGAACTCCGCGTCCTGGCCGAAGGCGAAGACGTTTCCGCAGTCTCAGCCGTGGCGAACGCCCCTGTGGGCGACTACAAGGATCTCGCTGCGCTCCTGGAGTTCTCCAAGGGCTTGGACGTGTTGACCTTCGACCACGAGCACGTTCCCGGCGAGCACCTCCATGCCCTGATCGAAGCCGGAGTCAACGTCCAGCCGGGGCCCGACGCACTCATCAACGCCCAGGACAAACTCGTCATGCGTGCCGCCATCGACCGCCTCGAGCTTCCCAATCCCGTATGGGCATCTGTGGACGACGTGGCCGGGCTCATCGCGTTCGGCGACAGGACCGGGTGGCCAGTAGTGCTCAAGATGCCGCGCGGCGGCTACGACGGCAAGGGCGTCCGCATCGTCAGCTCCGCCGAGGACGCCGCGGAAACGGCGGACTGGTTCGAAGCCATGAGCCCGCTCCTCGCCGAAGCCAAGGTAGAGTTCAGCCGTGAACTGTCCGCCCTCGTGGCACGCACGCCGGACGGCGCGTCCCGGGCCTGGCCCGTGGTCCACACCATCCAGGTGGACGGCGTCTGCGACGAAGTGATCGCGCCCGCACAGGACATCCCCCTCGAGGTTGCCGCGTCGGCAGAAGAGGCAGCCCTGCGGATCGCCAACGAACTCGGCGTCACCGGAGTCATGGCCGTGGAGCTCTTCGAGACGCCCGGGACCGGGGCCGGCTTCCTCATCAACGAACTGGCCATGCGTCCGCACAACACCGGCCACTGGACCCAGGACGGCTCCGTCACGAGCCAGTTCGAACAGCATCTCCGGGCGGTCCTCAACCTCCCCCTGGGCGCCACCGACGTTCTCGGCCAGGTGGTGGTGATGAAGAACTTCCTGGGCGGCGACAACCAGGACCTGTTCTCCGCCTACCCGGCGGCCCTGGCGGCGGAACCCGCCGCGAAAGTCCACTGTTACGGGAAATCCGTGCGACCCGGCAGGAAGATAGGTCATGTCAACCTGGTGGGCGCATCCGTTGCGGACGTCGGATCCCTGCGGCAACGGGCAACTGCGGTGGCCAGCATCATCCGCGACGGCAGGCTGCCGGCCGACGCAGGACCAGCAACAACCGAGGAGAACGCATGA
- a CDS encoding GtrA family protein has protein sequence MFNTLAERIRGLASLFWREVAKFGAVGGVAFVIDNGLTYYLMHGPMTDSEAKARFVGATVATVFSWIANRLWTFRHRRQANVLREFFMFILINGIGIGISTGFTALAKYSMGVTDKNMLFAAGIVGILVATVVRFFAYRFLVFNQELDQEPEFSHDHELIEHHHAAKPAARQAEPAAEDPEVPARRE, from the coding sequence ATGTTTAACACACTTGCAGAGCGCATCCGGGGACTCGCCTCGCTGTTTTGGCGCGAGGTGGCGAAGTTCGGTGCCGTGGGCGGTGTGGCGTTCGTCATTGACAACGGACTGACCTACTACCTCATGCACGGTCCCATGACGGACAGCGAAGCCAAGGCCCGGTTCGTGGGGGCCACAGTGGCCACCGTGTTTTCCTGGATCGCCAACCGCCTCTGGACGTTCCGCCACCGCCGCCAGGCCAATGTGTTGCGTGAGTTCTTCATGTTCATCCTGATCAACGGCATCGGTATTGGCATTTCCACCGGTTTCACGGCCCTGGCCAAGTATTCGATGGGCGTCACGGACAAGAACATGCTCTTCGCCGCCGGCATCGTCGGCATCCTCGTGGCTACCGTTGTCCGCTTCTTTGCCTACCGGTTCCTCGTGTTCAACCAGGAGCTGGACCAGGAGCCGGAGTTTTCCCACGACCACGAGCTCATCGAGCACCACCATGCCGCCAAGCCGGCCGCCCGCCAGGCGGAGCCGGCAGCCGAGGATCCGGAAGTTCCGGCCCGCCGGGAGTGA